In the Mesorhizobium sp. M1D.F.Ca.ET.043.01.1.1 genome, ACCGGCACCTCACAGATCGAAACCACTCCCGAGAGTTGGTCCAGAAACACCGCTCTTAGGATCCGGGGCGGAATGGGCAGCAGCAGGCGAACGGATTTTGCGACATTGAGACAGAAGCAGACCTGACGCTCGAGGTGGCAGCAGAACATCTCGAAGCGCCCCGGTCGTCCTGCTGCTTTGGAATATGGAAGTCTTATTATTGCATCATTGCATCTCAACCTTCTCCAGTGAACGTCAGCTCGGTCGGCCAAGCGGTCGTGCCTCATTCCGGAAAAAATTCAGTCAGTTGAAACTGTTGCCCTGAGCTTGCTAGGCGGTTGACCATAAGCTTCACGGAACAGCCGCGAGAAATGCGAGAGGTTTTCAAACCCGACCTCCACGGCGATCTCAACTAACGGAACCCTGGTCTGCATCACGAGGCGCCTCGCCCTTTCCAGACGCACCTTTTTGTACGCAAGTGCCGGCGATATCTTTGTTTTCTTCATGAAAAGGCGCTCGAGTTGCCTCCGAGATAGTCCGACTGAAGCTGCCAGCTTGGAAATGGGGATTGTATTCTCAATGTGGCTCTCCATGATAATGAGAACCGCTTTGAGCCGCGGGTCGTCGCATTCGATTGAAAGGGGTCTGCGCGGCTGGATGTTTAAAGCCGAGCGCGCCTTCTCAATCTGCAGCACTTCGAGTGCGTTTCTCTCGGCCTCTGCACTGATATGACGTCTGACGATTGACGCCGCCATATCTGCCGCGCTGCTGCCCCCGGCGCATGATCCCCTGCTACGATCGAGATTGAATATACGGTCCGCCCGGACCTGGTGGCCCGGAAAGCGCTCGCGGAAGGTGTTATAGTGGAGCCAGCTCACACAGGTATGATGCTGCTTCATCAACCCAGCCTCGGCCAGGATGAACGTCCCTGTACAGACGCCGATTAATGGAACGTTCTTGGCTGCGACTCTCTTGAGATAGCTGACTGTCTCGTTGTCAACTGGAGATTCACTTTTTAGGAGACCGCCCACGACTACGACATAATTGAACTCAACAGGGTCCACGAAATCCGATGTCGGCGCGACCTGCACCCCGCAACTGGAGGGGATCAAGCGCGGGGTGCTCCCCAGAACCTGCCAATCGGCGAAAACCCTACCGGATTTGTCGGCCACGTCACTTGCCAACCTGAGAATGTCCACGAACAGCGCGAACGCAGAAAGAGTAAAAGAGCGGCCAAGGATGAAGCCAATTTTCAATTGGCCGCCCCCTGGAACTTCATTCGCTGACTTCATGACTGTTTTTTACGTAGTCTATCGGACCTGGAACTTCACGCCTTGAGCGAGCGTGTCGCGCATTTGATATGCACTGTACGTGAGCTGCGCGGCAGCGAGGCCCGCGAGGCCGAACGTACGGGTCAGTCCAAACCTAGTGAAGCTCTTTGGCACCGGTCTGCCCTCGGCTAGTGCTGCGGCGATTGTTTCACCCGCGACCGTGGTCGGCGCTATCCCATGCCCTCCGAATGCGACCGCATGCCATAGGCCATCAGCGGTGCGACCAATCTGCGGCATCTTGTGGCGCGCGTAGCTCATCATCCCCCCCCACGCGTGATCGATTTGAACGTCTTTGAGCTGCGGGTACACGCGTTGAAGGTCACGCCGGAGTAGGCGCGCGATGGCGCCTGGATCACGGTTGAACACCGAGATTCGCCCTCCCCAAAGAATTCGTGTGTCCTGTAACGGTCGATAGTAATCGAACGCGAAGCGCGTATCATAGACTGCATGCGAAGCATCAATCGCCGCGGCAAGGCGGGCACCGAGCGGCTCAGTTGCAATCACGTAGGTCGCGATCGGCAGTATGGCTCGCTCGATTTGGGGTGATACGCCCCGCGTGTAGGCACCGCCTGCGAACACGACATCTTTCGCCCGCACCGCGCCTTCCGGCGTACGCACGACGAAGCTCATGCCGTCGCGCTCAATCGCGCAGGCCGGGGATTGCTCAAAGACACGCGCGCCCCCTTGCATAGCCGCTTGGGCGACGCCGAGCACGTACTTGAGTGGATGGAAATGAAACGCGTTGGCCTCAAATAGACCACCGTGATAGCGCCTAGTCCTCAACCGTGAGCGAAGCGCTTCCGTCGCGACCGGCTCCCATATGATGTCAAATTCTCGCTTCATCAGCGAGCGCAGTCCGTCCAGCCGAGACTGATCGTCGAACCAGTTTGCCAACATCACGCCGCGGTCGACGATGTCGCAGTCGATGGCGTAGCGAGCAATCCGCGCGCGGATCAAGTCGACCGCGTCGATTGTAAGCCGGTACAGGCGACGTGCCTCGTCGCGCCCGAGCGTGAGCAGCAGCTCGGCGTTGTCGAGGCTGTAACCGCCGAAGACGAATCCGCCGTTGCGGCCCGATGCGCCAAAGCCGACCCGCTCGCCCTCGAGAACCACGACGTCGCGCACACCGCGTTCCACGAGTCCGAGCGCAGTGCATAGGCCGGCGAGCCCGGCACCGACGATGCAGACCTGCGTGTCCAGTGTGCACGTCAGTTGTGGGTAGACCTGACGGGAAACAGTTGCCTCGTAGAAATTTTGCATTGGAATCAAAAATTTGGAGAAATCAGAAACCAGGAACCAGGAACCGGATGGGTCCCGAAGTAGGGGAGTCTGAACGTGTCATTTGCGTTAACCCGACGACTGGTGGCTGCGCTCTCGTGAGTGTGCATCGGTTTGGCAAGTCCCCGCCAACGAGCGACATCTTCGTCTTTCCGGGTACTCTGATGGCTGGATGACGTGCAATGGGACGCTAAGTGACTTCCTGTCTTCAGTGTAGAGATAAACTCCGCCCACCTTACCTCATGCATCGCACACCCTATTCTGCTTCCGCGCATTGATGATCGGTTTCCGGTGCAATGAGGCCCCTGATATAAGGGGGTTGGAGGGGTGATTGCTTGGCTTGTTGGCCAGCTGGATGGCGTCACTAGAATTGTTCATAGCTATTGTGTACTCGTCGAAATGGCCGACGCGGCGCATCGATCGCTCTCGCTCAAAGCATTCGCTGAATCCACAACCTGGAGGTCAGTCATATTGCCGTACGGGCAC is a window encoding:
- a CDS encoding GlxA family transcriptional regulator, producing the protein MKSANEVPGGGQLKIGFILGRSFTLSAFALFVDILRLASDVADKSGRVFADWQVLGSTPRLIPSSCGVQVAPTSDFVDPVEFNYVVVVGGLLKSESPVDNETVSYLKRVAAKNVPLIGVCTGTFILAEAGLMKQHHTCVSWLHYNTFRERFPGHQVRADRIFNLDRSRGSCAGGSSAADMAASIVRRHISAEAERNALEVLQIEKARSALNIQPRRPLSIECDDPRLKAVLIIMESHIENTIPISKLAASVGLSRRQLERLFMKKTKISPALAYKKVRLERARRLVMQTRVPLVEIAVEVGFENLSHFSRLFREAYGQPPSKLRATVSTD
- a CDS encoding FAD-binding oxidoreductase, with the translated sequence MQNFYEATVSRQVYPQLTCTLDTQVCIVGAGLAGLCTALGLVERGVRDVVVLEGERVGFGASGRNGGFVFGGYSLDNAELLLTLGRDEARRLYRLTIDAVDLIRARIARYAIDCDIVDRGVMLANWFDDQSRLDGLRSLMKREFDIIWEPVATEALRSRLRTRRYHGGLFEANAFHFHPLKYVLGVAQAAMQGGARVFEQSPACAIERDGMSFVVRTPEGAVRAKDVVFAGGAYTRGVSPQIERAILPIATYVIATEPLGARLAAAIDASHAVYDTRFAFDYYRPLQDTRILWGGRISVFNRDPGAIARLLRRDLQRVYPQLKDVQIDHAWGGMMSYARHKMPQIGRTADGLWHAVAFGGHGIAPTTVAGETIAAALAEGRPVPKSFTRFGLTRTFGLAGLAAAQLTYSAYQMRDTLAQGVKFQVR